From the Motacilla alba alba isolate MOTALB_02 chromosome Z, Motacilla_alba_V1.0_pri, whole genome shotgun sequence genome, one window contains:
- the LOC119695996 gene encoding interferon-like — translation MCMGTYKTAHPAAPQAKQPPLPSQSRFLHRALSSTMAVPGYAQPCLWHSTLALLLLIVALATGLQCHHLRTHDPGNALQLLQDMAPSMAQSCNLQERPFFPDALLHNNLHPHQAAAIALRILQHLFHTLSGSSSSQHWPSQPRNHLLNQLQHHIHHLEQCLRDNVVPFKGPRNPLLAINKYFRDIHLFLHAHNHSACAWDHVRLEALVCFQHVDRLIRRMKHQAALDPTKPTDSKHPSPASISGHGSSGDGSSTGWDHLVPVTPSSN, via the coding sequence ATGTGCATGGGCACATATAAAACTgcacacccagcagcaccccaagcAAAGCAACCACCACTACCGAGCCAGAGCAGGTTCCTGCACCGTGCCCTGAGTTCCACCATGGCTGTACCTGGATAcgcacagccctgcctgtggcacagcACCCTGGCACTCCTGCTCCTCATCGTGGCTCTGGCCACTGGCCTCCAGTGCCACCACCTGCGCACCCACGATCCTGGGAATGCACTCCAGCTTCTGCAGGACATGGCTCCAAGCATGGCACAGTCCTGCAATCTCCAAGAGCGGCCCTTCTTCCCCGACGCCCTCCTCCACAACAACCTGCACCCGCACCAAGCCGCCGCCATCGCCCTACGCATCCTCCAGCACCTCTTCCACACCCTcagtggaagcagcagcagccagcactggccCAGCCAGCCTCGAAACCACCTCCTCAACCAACTGCAGCACCACATCCACCACCTCGAGCAATGCCTCCGCGACAACGTTGTGCCCTTTAAAGGACCGCGCAACCCGCTGCTCGCCATCAACAAGTACTTCAGGGACATCCACCTCTTCCTCCACGCCCACAACCACAGCGCCTGCGCCTGGGACCACGTCCGCCTCGAAGCTCTTGTCTGCTTCCAACATGTGGACAGACTCATACGGCGAATGAAGCACCAAGCTGCTCTGGACCCCACTAAACCCACGGATAGCAAACACCCATCCCCAGCCAGCATCAGTGGCCACGGATCGAGTggtgatggcagcagcacaggctgggatcaCTTGGTACCAGTCACACCTTCTTCCAACTGA